A portion of the Calothrix sp. 336/3 genome contains these proteins:
- a CDS encoding contractile injection system tape measure protein — protein MSKQRHIIARTVLELDIQQIADVWSLQSDVSRLFQQQGAVAIAELFDQLVGDEEVVRLDRVEVDIGSIDSRFLADEFIQKLLIALRETLGDTPLALSSAYRLTEHLLNSSATKPETISRDGSDWQVLLHFLRYGRLPWWCPVRDWQEWLPRWLAAIQNNTNWQHDLRELLINNPAAQQRLVEQLPEGFRHQLVLHLQPTWVNWHSLLTEAKQLIQTLGLNRGAVRYLEQQAWLLLFGEIARENAPNRGFPSNWTHNWLAQLVSIWRQSGSRGAGSRLALSAVEGEQGNFPENLYQIANSRLRAILAAIPDGEQSVWLTALDEALTSIADITPQNTENIVTTPSETSQEQEETQIRTPQTDGEILLYFLQYGRFPGKQLSTNWQEWLSRWLFTVENNTDWQLPLWQLLRTNPEARQRLVTQLPEDLRHQLLLQLQPGWENWRNLLTQARFIMQSLSISGDTPTESFQERFQELETLAWELLLVEISSDRLSQNPLPAETWISTWLTQLIQNWLGGYEEQGRREQGSREQGSREQGAGEQGAGSREQGNFPENLYQIANSRLRAILAAIPDGEQSVWLTALDEALTSIADITQQNPENIVTTPSEPSQEQEETQIRTPQTDGEILLYFLQYGRFPGKQLSTNWQEWLSLWSLIVQNDTSWQLSLRQLLRDNPEARQRLVTQFPEDLRHQLLLQLQPGWGNWRNLLIQATELMQGLGISDNICEELIQQAWFLLLAEIPPEIAPETPLPATTWTCNWLIQLVQTFLEEPFAGETGEQEPGSRLALSAVEGGEEEISHLLSLQPASDVAAYQYLRSIITTLPIAEVFPWLAALEQVLNNTSAQTSKNTIPPSLNSQVNPIIISANNSILSTAEETAGLYISQAGLVLLHPFIRSYLEAVGLLNNELFRDESAQQTAIYLLYYLATKQTDAPEYELVLPKLLCGWSLNQPLARGLDLPVPALEEGERLLQTVINYWQVLKSTSPDGLREGFLQRQGKLTRSGDGNWKLQVEQQAIDILLGSLPWGVSMVTLPWMEGLLMVEWV, from the coding sequence ATGAGCAAACAACGTCACATCATCGCACGAACTGTATTAGAACTCGATATCCAGCAAATAGCTGATGTCTGGAGTTTACAGTCAGATGTGAGTCGCTTATTTCAACAACAGGGTGCGGTGGCGATCGCGGAGCTTTTTGACCAATTGGTGGGGGATGAGGAAGTAGTACGGTTGGATCGGGTAGAGGTGGATATTGGCTCTATTGATAGCAGATTTTTAGCTGATGAATTTATACAGAAATTACTGATTGCACTGAGGGAAACTTTAGGCGATACGCCTTTGGCGTTAAGCTCTGCTTATCGCTTAACAGAACACTTACTTAACAGTAGTGCTACTAAACCCGAAACAATCAGCCGCGATGGCTCGGATTGGCAGGTATTACTGCACTTTTTGCGCTATGGGCGATTACCTTGGTGGTGTCCAGTCAGGGATTGGCAGGAATGGCTACCACGTTGGTTAGCGGCGATACAAAATAATACCAATTGGCAGCATGATTTGCGGGAATTGCTGATAAATAATCCAGCCGCGCAACAACGATTAGTAGAACAATTACCAGAAGGCTTTCGACACCAGTTAGTATTACACTTGCAGCCAACCTGGGTAAATTGGCACAGCCTACTTACGGAAGCCAAACAACTCATCCAGACTTTGGGATTAAATAGGGGTGCTGTACGATACCTAGAACAACAAGCTTGGCTGTTACTATTCGGGGAAATTGCTAGAGAAAATGCTCCAAATAGAGGATTTCCATCAAATTGGACTCACAACTGGCTGGCTCAACTTGTGTCAATTTGGCGACAGTCAGGGAGCAGAGGAGCAGGGAGCAGGCTTGCCCTGAGCGCAGTCGAAGGGGAGCAGGGGAATTTCCCTGAAAACTTGTATCAAATTGCTAATTCAAGATTACGTGCCATCCTTGCAGCAATTCCTGATGGGGAGCAGTCTGTGTGGTTAACAGCGCTAGATGAGGCGTTAACTTCCATCGCGGATATTACACCGCAAAATACAGAGAATATCGTCACAACCCCCTCAGAAACAAGCCAGGAGCAGGAAGAAACACAAATCCGCACCCCCCAAACCGACGGGGAAATATTGCTGTACTTTTTACAGTATGGTCGTTTCCCTGGGAAGCAATTATCTACAAATTGGCAAGAATGGCTATCTCGGTGGTTATTCACCGTCGAAAATAATACTGACTGGCAGTTACCATTGTGGCAATTACTGAGGACAAACCCAGAAGCACGACAGCGATTGGTGACTCAATTACCAGAGGATTTACGCCATCAGTTACTATTGCAACTACAACCGGGTTGGGAAAATTGGCGCAACTTGCTGACACAAGCAAGATTCATCATGCAGTCTTTGAGCATAAGTGGTGATACTCCTACGGAGTCGTTTCAGGAACGCTTCCAGGAATTAGAAACACTCGCTTGGGAATTACTCTTAGTCGAAATCAGCAGCGATCGCCTATCCCAAAATCCCTTACCTGCTGAAACTTGGATAAGTACTTGGCTCACCCAACTAATCCAAAACTGGTTAGGAGGATATGAGGAGCAGGGGAGAAGAGAGCAAGGGAGCAGAGAGCAAGGGAGCAGGGAGCAGGGAGCAGGAGAGCAGGGAGCAGGGAGTAGGGAGCAAGGGAATTTCCCTGAGAACTTGTATCAAATTGCTAATTCAAGATTACGTGCCATCCTTGCAGCAATTCCTGATGGGGAGCAGTCTGTGTGGTTAACAGCGCTAGATGAGGCGTTAACTTCCATAGCAGATATTACACAGCAAAATCCAGAGAATATCGTCACAACCCCCTCAGAACCAAGCCAGGAACAGGAAGAAACACAAATCCGCACCCCCCAAACCGACGGGGAAATATTGCTGTACTTTTTACAGTATGGTCGCTTTCCTGGGAAGCAATTATCTACAAATTGGCAAGAATGGCTATCGCTGTGGTCATTGATAGTACAAAATGATACTAGTTGGCAGTTAAGTCTGCGTCAATTACTGAGAGACAACCCAGAAGCACGACAGCGACTGGTGACTCAGTTCCCAGAGGATTTACGCCATCAGTTACTATTACAGCTACAACCGGGCTGGGGAAATTGGCGCAACTTGCTGATACAAGCCACGGAACTTATGCAGGGTTTGGGTATAAGTGATAACATCTGCGAGGAATTGATTCAACAAGCTTGGTTCCTACTTCTCGCGGAAATTCCGCCAGAAATAGCCCCAGAAACGCCCTTACCAGCAACAACTTGGACTTGTAACTGGTTAATCCAACTAGTGCAAACCTTCCTGGAAGAACCTTTTGCGGGCGAAACAGGGGAGCAAGAACCAGGGAGCAGGCTTGCCCTGAGCGCAGTCGAAGGGGGGGAAGAAGAAATTTCTCACCTTTTATCCTTGCAACCAGCCTCTGATGTAGCAGCATACCAATACTTGCGGAGTATTATCACCACCTTACCAATTGCCGAAGTTTTCCCTTGGTTGGCAGCCTTGGAACAAGTGCTAAATAACACATCTGCCCAGACATCAAAAAACACCATTCCACCATCGCTCAACAGTCAAGTAAATCCCATTATTATCTCTGCGAACAACTCAATATTATCAACGGCAGAAGAGACTGCGGGACTGTATATCTCCCAGGCAGGGCTAGTGTTACTGCATCCATTTATACGTTCTTATCTAGAAGCCGTGGGATTGTTAAATAACGAATTATTTCGGGATGAATCCGCCCAGCAAACAGCTATATACTTACTGTATTACCTAGCAACAAAACAAACCGACGCACCCGAATACGAACTAGTGTTACCAAAATTACTGTGTGGCTGGTCGCTGAATCAGCCTCTGGCGCGGGGGTTAGATTTACCAGTCCCAGCCCTAGAAGAAGGGGAACGCCTATTACAAACGGTAATTAACTATTGGCAAGTGCTAAAAAGTACTAGCCCCGATGGCTTACGGGAAGGGTTTTTACAAAGACAGGGAAAACTAACCCGCAGTGGGGATGGTAACTGGAAACTCCAGGTAGAACAACAGGCGATCGATATTTTGCTGGGTAGTTTGCCTTGGGGAGTGAGCATGGTGACATTGCCGTGGATGGAGGGGCTGTTGATGGTGGAATGGGTATAA
- a CDS encoding DUF4157 domain-containing protein — protein MRTHESKTSTSHSTASQKPFFSASPDHAFFSTERTQPSPFFQPQAVSPATIQAKSGDESEEEVQRMSAFDSEVTSNREVQRQEESNNSNQTGLPDNLKAGVENLSGYALDDVRVHYNSPKPAQVQALAYTQGTEIHVAPGQEAHLPHEAWHVVQQMQGRVKPTMQMKGVQINDEEGLEKEADVMGKKAMWVSRSEDTLPTPSTETAITFQRARNTGEASKDIAASGEKVDGNFLLNYRNTKVTQQRKLEHGANHDMLAQLTPIQRRVRMFADNRGKIDIGWFNAAVQVANDIDGEVQSSRQVALNWRQFSNQSSGYLKVWYDNANKYTTEPDMEVPDFLYTSFGYAIETLASKSLARTIQGMNVDLQVASGSTRPDIVLTLPNGTVVAWLDITSEGSKGHVKQKSGTGWTSHPYVAEILYPALKPSDVFGGGTDPFHRMLGEYQREKHENREQSYTQTKSDVGDIFRELMESNEQFTYSGGNQTRKQTEVKKLVREQFGNNFGENKINQTIKATLTNLELNPGHFGFAKAKQSSENFNKLIREQAQPGWDIMNEETQKDMLTTATNETKRYSGYPQVNEFQGKAKTSPLTENLVYTGFAAQAFTQMQDNLKADLFQLKVMMQWNKGAKHPLSNVQGMLLNAPMSGNEEDLKQWTASAHQLHVNVLEFIDAAKAYKPEQSEDMELEDKGNW, from the coding sequence ATGAGAACCCATGAGAGCAAAACCAGCACCAGCCACTCAACCGCATCGCAAAAACCTTTTTTCAGTGCATCCCCAGACCATGCTTTTTTCTCGACAGAAAGGACACAACCGTCACCTTTTTTCCAACCCCAGGCTGTCTCACCTGCAACTATACAAGCTAAATCAGGGGATGAGAGCGAGGAAGAGGTGCAACGGATGTCAGCTTTTGACAGCGAAGTTACCAGCAATAGAGAGGTGCAGCGACAGGAAGAATCGAATAATAGCAATCAAACAGGATTACCGGATAATCTCAAAGCAGGGGTAGAAAATCTCTCGGGATATGCCCTCGATGATGTCAGGGTTCATTATAATTCGCCTAAACCTGCCCAAGTACAAGCATTAGCTTACACCCAAGGTACGGAGATTCATGTCGCACCTGGACAAGAAGCACATTTACCCCATGAAGCTTGGCATGTTGTCCAGCAGATGCAGGGAAGGGTAAAACCGACAATGCAGATGAAAGGAGTACAGATTAATGATGAAGAGGGGTTGGAAAAAGAAGCGGATGTCATGGGGAAGAAAGCCATGTGGGTGAGTCGTTCCGAAGATACACTACCCACCCCAAGTACTGAGACTGCGATAACCTTCCAGAGGGCAAGAAATACGGGGGAAGCATCGAAAGACATCGCGGCTTCTGGAGAAAAAGTAGATGGGAATTTCCTATTAAACTACCGAAATACGAAGGTGACGCAGCAAAGAAAGCTGGAACATGGCGCAAACCATGACATGCTAGCACAATTGACCCCGATACAAAGAAGAGTGAGAATGTTCGCCGATAATCGTGGGAAAATCGATATAGGGTGGTTTAATGCCGCAGTTCAGGTGGCTAACGATATTGACGGCGAAGTACAGAGCAGTCGCCAAGTAGCCTTGAACTGGCGTCAGTTTAGCAATCAGAGTTCTGGGTATTTAAAGGTATGGTACGACAATGCCAATAAGTACACTACGGAACCAGATATGGAAGTTCCAGACTTCCTATACACAAGTTTTGGATATGCCATAGAAACGTTGGCTAGCAAGAGTCTAGCCAGAACAATACAGGGGATGAACGTTGACTTGCAAGTCGCAAGTGGTAGCACCCGCCCGGACATCGTGTTAACGCTCCCTAATGGAACAGTGGTGGCTTGGCTTGACATCACTTCTGAAGGATCAAAAGGTCACGTGAAGCAAAAATCAGGAACTGGTTGGACTAGCCACCCCTATGTTGCTGAGATCCTCTACCCAGCGTTGAAACCTAGTGACGTGTTTGGAGGGGGCACAGATCCGTTCCACCGAATGCTAGGAGAGTACCAAAGGGAAAAACACGAGAACCGTGAGCAATCATATACACAAACAAAATCAGACGTGGGAGATATATTCCGAGAGTTGATGGAGAGTAACGAACAATTCACCTATTCGGGTGGCAACCAAACTCGAAAACAAACTGAGGTGAAAAAACTGGTACGTGAACAATTCGGCAATAATTTTGGTGAAAACAAGATTAATCAAACTATAAAAGCAACCTTGACGAACCTTGAGTTGAATCCAGGGCATTTCGGCTTCGCAAAGGCAAAGCAAAGCAGCGAAAACTTTAACAAACTCATCCGCGAGCAAGCACAGCCGGGTTGGGATATTATGAACGAAGAAACGCAAAAGGATATGCTGACGACAGCAACCAACGAGACAAAAAGGTATAGTGGTTACCCACAGGTAAATGAGTTCCAAGGGAAAGCAAAAACATCTCCATTGACTGAGAACCTAGTGTATACGGGATTTGCGGCACAAGCGTTCACACAAATGCAAGACAATTTAAAGGCAGATTTATTCCAATTAAAGGTGATGATGCAGTGGAACAAAGGAGCAAAGCATCCGTTATCGAATGTGCAGGGAATGCTGTTGAATGCTCCTATGTCAGGAAATGAGGAGGATCTCAAGCAATGGACAGCCTCAGCCCATCAACTGCATGTAAACGTATTAGAATTCATAGATGCGGCAAAAGCATACAAACCAGAACAAAGCGAAGATATGGAATTAGAAGACAAGGGCAATTGGTAA
- the brnA gene encoding type II toxin-antitoxin system BrnA family antitoxin, with translation MKATEFDAKFDQEEDITEFLDLSQAKRPGHEQKRVNVDFPAWMIEALDYEAKRLGVTRQSIIKVWLAERLEKSAHRNIQYIDV, from the coding sequence ATGAAAGCAACAGAATTTGATGCCAAATTCGATCAAGAAGAAGACATCACCGAATTCTTAGACCTTTCCCAAGCCAAACGTCCTGGCCATGAACAGAAACGAGTCAACGTCGATTTTCCAGCTTGGATGATTGAAGCATTAGATTATGAAGCCAAACGATTAGGTGTCACCCGTCAGTCAATCATTAAGGTATGGCTTGCAGAACGGCTGGAAAAATCAGCTCACAGAAACATCCAATATATAGACGTTTGA
- a CDS encoding BrnT family toxin, translating into MEFEFDDSKSQSNLVKHGINFPDAQELWTDPDRVEIPARTEDEPRFLIIGKIAQKCWSAVITYRENKVRIISVRRSRKEEVAIYESNRI; encoded by the coding sequence GTGGAATTTGAATTTGACGACTCTAAAAGCCAATCCAACCTAGTAAAACATGGAATCAACTTCCCAGATGCACAAGAACTCTGGACTGATCCAGATCGAGTAGAAATTCCGGCTCGAACAGAAGACGAACCGAGATTTCTGATCATAGGCAAAATTGCTCAGAAATGCTGGTCAGCCGTCATTACCTATCGAGAAAACAAAGTGCGGATTATTTCAGTCCGGCGATCGCGAAAAGAAGAGGTAGCCATTTATGAAAGCAACAGAATTTGA
- a CDS encoding DUF2703 domain-containing protein: protein MTTQKALNQFPRTLIIELLAIDLSTCSRCTGSLSNLEQAIATLQSVLTSTGTVIQFQKILVESVEQAKQLRFISSPTIRVNGRDIILDTTESLCGDCSDISGSPGGTACRTWYYQGTTHTEAPVGMIVDAILREIYQNEVSPPVVLTPIEVPQNLQQFFENKSQKAIACCKKSAVSSGCGC, encoded by the coding sequence ATGACCACTCAGAAAGCATTAAACCAATTTCCTCGTACACTGATTATAGAATTGCTGGCAATTGATTTATCTACTTGTTCTCGATGCACGGGTTCGCTCTCCAATTTGGAACAAGCGATCGCCACCCTCCAATCAGTTTTGACTAGCACAGGGACAGTTATCCAGTTCCAGAAAATTTTGGTGGAGTCAGTAGAACAAGCCAAACAGTTGCGATTTATTAGCTCTCCTACCATTCGAGTCAATGGTCGCGATATCATCCTAGATACCACCGAAAGCCTCTGTGGTGACTGTTCAGACATTTCTGGCTCCCCAGGGGGAACGGCGTGCCGCACCTGGTATTATCAAGGTACAACCCATACTGAAGCGCCTGTGGGGATGATTGTGGATGCTATCCTCCGCGAAATTTACCAAAACGAAGTCTCACCGCCTGTTGTTCTCACTCCCATCGAGGTGCCGCAAAACTTGCAACAGTTCTTTGAAAATAAATCGCAAAAGGCGATCGCTTGTTGCAAAAAATCAGCAGTTTCCAGTGGATGCGGATGTTGA
- the sigZ gene encoding RNA polymerase sigma factor SigZ has product MAATTSDVKAIWQEFHQRLRGFILQRVNNPTDTDDILQEVFVRIYQRLTTVRESDRLQSWVFAIARNAIIDYYRKVDRQPELTSVTALETLAMDEDPEVFNQQMAGCLRPLLEHLPAPYREAVQLAEFEGITQAAIAKELGISLSGMKSRVQRGRQKLKDLLQTCCEIELDAMGNVIEYEMKNLSMCRSCGLTK; this is encoded by the coding sequence ATGGCAGCAACCACGAGTGATGTGAAAGCAATCTGGCAAGAGTTTCACCAACGCTTACGCGGCTTCATCTTGCAACGGGTAAATAATCCCACCGATACCGATGATATTTTGCAAGAGGTGTTTGTTCGTATTTACCAACGCTTGACGACTGTTCGCGAGAGCGATCGCCTACAAAGCTGGGTTTTTGCCATCGCTCGTAATGCCATCATTGACTATTACCGTAAAGTTGATCGACAGCCCGAATTGACCTCCGTAACTGCCCTGGAAACTTTGGCAATGGACGAAGATCCAGAAGTCTTTAATCAGCAGATGGCTGGATGTCTGCGTCCTTTACTCGAACATTTACCAGCACCTTATCGAGAAGCGGTACAGCTTGCCGAATTTGAAGGCATAACTCAAGCTGCGATCGCAAAAGAATTAGGCATTTCCCTATCTGGGATGAAATCACGGGTGCAGCGCGGGCGACAAAAGCTCAAAGATTTGCTGCAAACCTGTTGCGAAATCGAGTTGGATGCTATGGGCAACGTCATTGAGTACGAGATGAAAAATCTGTCGATGTGTCGCTCCTGTGGCTTGACAAAGTAA